Proteins co-encoded in one Halomicroarcula saliterrae genomic window:
- a CDS encoding AsnC family transcriptional regulator: protein MRDLDETDMEILSLLAEDARRPFSSIGEEVDLSGPAVSDRVKRLEEADIINGFTVDVNRAQLRAGVPVFVQLENDTAAIESLRSRLHDADGIEHLFATAEGKIWFYGRAEGQNVRRWVEGLLEDAPSTEYSVTLVDDLDGTEFAITCAECGNTVDSEGESARIDGDIYHFCCPSCRGRFEDQYQRLEDGV, encoded by the coding sequence ATGCGTGATTTAGACGAGACAGACATGGAGATCCTCTCGCTACTAGCAGAGGACGCGCGACGCCCGTTCAGCAGCATCGGTGAGGAGGTGGATCTCTCGGGGCCAGCCGTATCAGACCGCGTGAAACGGTTAGAGGAGGCCGACATCATCAACGGCTTCACCGTCGACGTGAATCGCGCACAACTGCGAGCTGGCGTTCCGGTGTTCGTCCAGCTCGAAAACGATACCGCTGCCATCGAGTCACTTCGAAGCCGGCTCCACGACGCGGATGGTATCGAACACCTCTTCGCCACTGCCGAGGGGAAAATATGGTTCTACGGTCGTGCGGAAGGACAGAACGTTCGCCGGTGGGTCGAGGGTCTCCTCGAAGACGCGCCATCAACGGAGTACTCGGTGACGCTCGTCGACGACCTCGACGGCACCGAGTTCGCAATCACGTGCGCCGAGTGTGGGAATACGGTCGATAGCGAGGGCGAATCCGCTCGAATCGACGGAGACATCTATCACTTCTGTTGTCCGTCGTGCCGTGGCCGCTTCGAAGACCAGTATCAACGTCTCGAAGACGGAGTCTAG
- a CDS encoding heavy-metal-associated domain-containing protein, whose product MTQTITVEGMTCGHCEQTVEDALREVSGVTDATADREAKQASVDGDADVTSLVQAVEDAGYTAHA is encoded by the coding sequence ATGACGCAGACCATCACTGTCGAAGGAATGACGTGCGGTCACTGTGAACAGACAGTCGAAGACGCGCTTCGAGAAGTGAGCGGCGTGACCGACGCGACTGCCGATCGCGAGGCCAAACAGGCGAGCGTCGATGGCGATGCTGACGTCACGTCACTCGTTCAAGCCGTCGAGGACGCTGGATACACCGCCCACGCCTGA
- a CDS encoding copper-translocating P-type ATPase — protein MSNNPDHETSENPSKEGHPSHQSEGPVYCCRICRLKAESEPRASAHASSEPESKLPKDDTHTAADATTESESTDEHAHNDHEAEHAHRHAAAEHAHSTEAEHVHDEHDHGGNAHEKGHGGGNGDHSDHTDHSGHEAMFRRRFWVSLVLSIPVIVFSEFIQDVFGYTAPTFPGSTWITPVLAVVIFAYGGVPFLSMARTELKNREPGMMMLISLAISVAFVYSIASLFLEGTTPFFWELVTLIDIMLLGHWVEMRSVRAASGALDELAKLMPDTAERITESGDTEEVPVSELGEDDVVLVRPGASVPADGEVVEGESSVDESMITGESRPVGKEPGSEVVAGTVNQDGSLRVKITKTGDETTLAGIMRLVDEAQQSKSRTQLLADKAAGWLFYIALGVAAITAVAWVVAVGYNITVLERVVTVLVIACPHALGLAVPLVVAINTSTAAQNGMLIRDRIAMEESRNLDTVMFDKTGTLTKGEQGVVGVETAGDWTEERAFEVAAGVEGDSEHMIARAIRDAAEERDIQRAKVSNFENFRGLGVRATVDGETVHIGGPNLIEKFGIERSNEIAAFAEEAGSNAETVIYLVHDESEVVAAFALADVIREESRQAIEALHAMDIEVAMLTGDSEDVARAVSEELGIDQYFAEVLPDEKDTKVEALQSEGKLVAMVGDGVNDAPALTRADVGIAIGSGTDVAIESGDIILVDNNPLDVVRLIKLSKASYRKMQENLVWATGYNVFALPLAAGVLAPIGILLSPAIGAVFMSLSTIIVAINARRLRSADISVPDIGA, from the coding sequence ATGAGCAACAATCCAGACCACGAGACATCCGAAAATCCCTCTAAAGAGGGGCACCCCTCGCATCAATCCGAAGGACCCGTCTACTGTTGTCGAATTTGCCGATTGAAAGCAGAGTCGGAACCACGAGCATCAGCCCACGCGTCATCCGAGCCGGAGTCCAAACTCCCGAAGGACGACACTCACACTGCGGCAGACGCCACCACGGAGTCCGAATCCACGGACGAACACGCACATAACGACCACGAAGCCGAACACGCGCACCGCCACGCTGCGGCCGAGCACGCTCACTCTACAGAAGCAGAGCACGTACACGACGAGCACGACCATGGTGGTAACGCCCACGAGAAGGGACACGGGGGTGGAAACGGGGATCACAGCGATCACACGGATCACTCAGGCCACGAGGCGATGTTTCGGCGGCGGTTCTGGGTGTCGCTCGTCCTCTCGATTCCGGTCATCGTCTTCAGCGAATTCATTCAGGACGTCTTCGGCTATACGGCCCCTACGTTCCCCGGGAGTACGTGGATAACGCCGGTACTTGCGGTCGTGATCTTCGCGTACGGTGGCGTGCCCTTCCTCTCGATGGCCCGGACGGAACTGAAAAACCGCGAGCCGGGGATGATGATGCTCATCTCGCTGGCGATATCGGTGGCGTTCGTCTACTCGATCGCGAGTCTGTTTCTCGAAGGGACGACACCGTTTTTCTGGGAACTCGTCACGCTGATCGACATCATGCTGCTGGGCCACTGGGTGGAGATGCGGTCGGTCCGGGCGGCCTCGGGGGCGCTGGACGAACTCGCGAAGCTCATGCCCGATACCGCCGAGCGTATCACCGAGAGTGGAGATACCGAGGAAGTGCCCGTCTCCGAACTCGGCGAGGACGATGTCGTGCTCGTTCGCCCGGGCGCGAGCGTGCCTGCCGACGGCGAAGTCGTCGAGGGCGAGTCGTCCGTTGACGAGTCGATGATTACCGGCGAATCCAGACCAGTTGGGAAGGAGCCCGGATCAGAGGTGGTCGCCGGGACGGTCAACCAGGACGGGAGTCTCCGCGTCAAAATCACGAAGACCGGCGACGAGACGACGCTGGCGGGCATCATGCGACTGGTCGACGAGGCCCAGCAGTCCAAATCTCGAACCCAGTTGCTCGCCGACAAGGCAGCTGGCTGGCTGTTCTATATTGCACTCGGCGTCGCGGCGATTACTGCCGTCGCGTGGGTCGTCGCGGTCGGGTACAACATCACCGTCCTCGAGCGCGTCGTGACGGTCCTGGTCATCGCGTGTCCCCACGCACTTGGACTTGCCGTCCCGCTCGTGGTCGCGATCAACACTTCCACGGCTGCCCAAAACGGGATGCTCATCCGCGACCGCATCGCCATGGAGGAATCTCGAAATCTGGACACGGTGATGTTTGACAAGACCGGGACCCTCACGAAGGGCGAACAGGGCGTCGTCGGTGTTGAGACGGCAGGCGACTGGACTGAAGAGCGAGCATTCGAAGTCGCCGCTGGTGTCGAGGGTGACTCCGAGCATATGATCGCTCGCGCCATCCGAGACGCCGCCGAGGAACGGGATATCCAGCGAGCGAAGGTTTCGAACTTTGAGAATTTCCGCGGTCTCGGCGTCAGAGCCACTGTGGACGGCGAGACGGTTCATATCGGTGGACCGAACCTGATCGAGAAATTCGGTATCGAGCGGTCCAACGAAATCGCTGCCTTCGCGGAGGAAGCTGGCTCGAACGCAGAGACGGTTATCTACCTGGTTCACGACGAATCCGAAGTCGTTGCAGCATTCGCGCTCGCGGACGTTATTCGGGAGGAAAGCCGGCAGGCCATCGAGGCGCTACACGCGATGGATATTGAGGTGGCAATGCTCACCGGCGACTCCGAAGACGTTGCACGGGCTGTCTCGGAGGAACTCGGCATCGACCAGTACTTCGCGGAGGTACTCCCCGACGAAAAGGACACGAAAGTCGAAGCGCTCCAGTCCGAGGGGAAACTGGTCGCGATGGTCGGCGACGGCGTCAACGACGCGCCGGCGCTCACGCGAGCAGATGTCGGTATTGCCATCGGTTCAGGGACCGACGTCGCCATCGAGTCGGGCGATATCATCCTCGTCGACAACAATCCCCTGGATGTCGTCCGTCTCATCAAGCTCTCGAAGGCGAGCTACCGGAAGATGCAGGAGAATCTGGTCTGGGCGACCGGCTACAACGTCTTCGCGCTCCCACTCGCTGCCGGAGTCCTCGCGCCTATCGGTATCCTGCTGTCGCCGGCGATCGGCGCGGTGTTCATGTCTCTCTCGACAATCATCGTCGCTATCAACGCCCGTCGTCTCCGCAGCGCCGATATTTCCGTGCCCGACATTGGTGCGTGA
- a CDS encoding methyltransferase family protein, producing MALQATQTLFSVSLLSGGLLLGGLLATIVSPTFRFWPHGTRNWTFWVSWTAWTLYVVGLVGIAYLDWWHWYEPPVVVQLVSVLVFVAGTALSIWAMWTLGFWESSGLEGHLQTEGPYRFSRNPQYVGFITMLASGGLLAGSIQTVILAIGGIVWFLLAPLAEEPWLREQYGGEYESYCEAVPRFLGRTSGRAAQAHSEQSESDSQ from the coding sequence ATGGCACTCCAGGCGACACAGACATTGTTCAGCGTCAGTCTCCTATCCGGGGGACTCCTACTGGGTGGCCTCCTTGCCACCATCGTCAGTCCGACATTCCGGTTCTGGCCGCACGGGACGCGGAACTGGACGTTCTGGGTCAGCTGGACAGCCTGGACGCTATACGTCGTGGGTCTGGTCGGCATTGCATACCTCGACTGGTGGCACTGGTACGAACCACCGGTGGTGGTGCAACTCGTCAGTGTGCTTGTTTTCGTAGCAGGCACAGCGCTGTCTATCTGGGCGATGTGGACACTCGGATTCTGGGAGAGCAGTGGTCTCGAAGGCCACCTTCAAACTGAGGGACCGTATCGCTTCTCTCGCAATCCACAGTACGTGGGGTTCATCACCATGCTCGCCAGCGGAGGCCTCCTCGCAGGTTCGATTCAAACGGTCATTCTCGCTATCGGTGGAATCGTGTGGTTCCTGCTCGCACCACTCGCCGAAGAGCCGTGGCTCCGCGAGCAGTACGGGGGTGAATACGAGTCATACTGCGAGGCGGTTCCACGATTCCTGGGTAGAACCAGTGGACGTGCAGCGCAGGCACATTCAGAGCAGTCAGAGAGTGATTCTCAATGA
- a CDS encoding succinylglutamate desuccinylase/aspartoacylase family protein produces the protein MTGPATQPIEVGGRTISPGEKRQFRYSVGTSFHGDPIDIPVTVVNGENDGPAMFLSAAVHGDELNGIKIVQEVAETYGPPDIHGALVCLHVLNVPGFMAQQRYIPIYDEDLNRSFPGNPQGTMAKRLAHTIFEEFVSKCDLGLDFHTSTRNRTTMYHVRADMRDSDVERIARAFGTSVILDGEGSNGTLRKAASKTGVPTVTVEMGRAHRFQSTHLERALHCVASVLAEHEVLPDRPVSWPGWTRVVARDGEKTWLRAATGGLVEMKWGPQPLVEGGEQLFTISDHFKDEVEVVRAPSTGLVVGVLENAVAYPGHPLCHFVSVDETTADIIQDDIERGEFDVYREGGFQRPEYGESGEYEGRDPLS, from the coding sequence ATGACTGGACCCGCGACACAACCGATTGAGGTCGGCGGCCGAACCATCTCACCCGGAGAGAAGCGCCAGTTCCGCTATTCGGTGGGAACAAGTTTCCACGGCGACCCGATCGACATTCCGGTCACGGTCGTCAACGGAGAGAATGATGGCCCGGCGATGTTCCTCAGTGCTGCCGTGCACGGCGACGAACTGAACGGCATCAAGATCGTCCAAGAGGTCGCAGAAACCTACGGTCCCCCGGACATCCACGGGGCACTCGTCTGCCTCCACGTACTGAACGTCCCGGGATTCATGGCCCAACAGCGCTACATCCCGATCTATGACGAGGACCTCAACCGGTCGTTCCCCGGGAATCCACAGGGAACGATGGCGAAACGTCTCGCCCATACTATCTTCGAGGAATTCGTCTCGAAGTGCGACCTAGGGCTGGATTTCCACACCTCGACGCGCAACAGGACGACGATGTATCACGTTCGGGCAGATATGCGCGACTCTGACGTCGAACGCATCGCCCGTGCATTCGGAACGAGCGTGATTCTCGACGGTGAAGGCTCAAACGGGACGCTCCGAAAGGCAGCATCGAAGACGGGGGTTCCGACCGTAACTGTGGAGATGGGGCGCGCCCACCGGTTCCAATCGACGCATCTCGAACGCGCCCTTCACTGCGTGGCGAGTGTCCTCGCTGAACATGAGGTTCTGCCAGACCGGCCGGTCTCTTGGCCTGGGTGGACGCGTGTGGTCGCACGCGACGGTGAGAAGACGTGGCTTCGTGCTGCCACCGGCGGACTCGTCGAGATGAAGTGGGGCCCACAGCCACTCGTTGAGGGCGGGGAACAACTGTTCACTATCTCCGATCACTTCAAAGACGAAGTCGAAGTCGTTCGTGCACCGTCAACTGGCCTCGTCGTCGGTGTCCTCGAGAACGCAGTCGCGTACCCAGGGCATCCGCTGTGTCACTTCGTGAGCGTCGACGAAACGACCGCAGACATCATCCAGGACGACATCGAGCGGGGTGAGTTCGATGTCTACCGTGAGGGTGGTTTCCAACGGCCGGAATATGGTGAGAGCGGTGAGTATGAAGGACGAGATCCGCTCTCTTGA
- a CDS encoding adenylate kinase, with protein MAEPRILILGGPGAGKGTQSRKASEEFNVKHITTGELLRANKDRDISEFESEYDVPRIYMDQGELVPDEVVTLLVKEALSQVNGFVLDGYPRNVEQAEELNNMTDVDVILYLDVDEEELVQRLTGRRIDPKTGDTYHIKYSPPEDPEVEKRLEQRDDDTEETVRERLRVFRETTEPVIEYYEERGQLERVDGKQSPDEVWVDVRKAIENAQ; from the coding sequence ATGGCCGAACCACGGATTCTAATCCTCGGTGGACCAGGTGCTGGAAAGGGGACGCAGAGTAGAAAGGCCTCTGAGGAGTTTAATGTAAAGCATATCACTACCGGGGAGCTCCTTCGGGCAAATAAGGACAGGGATATTTCAGAATTTGAATCAGAGTATGATGTCCCGCGCATATATATGGATCAAGGTGAGCTTGTTCCGGACGAGGTTGTCACTCTGCTCGTTAAAGAGGCTCTATCGCAAGTCAATGGCTTTGTTCTGGATGGGTATCCCCGCAACGTAGAACAGGCTGAGGAACTCAATAATATGACCGACGTTGACGTTATTCTATATCTTGACGTAGACGAGGAGGAACTTGTTCAACGACTCACGGGTCGCCGTATAGACCCAAAAACAGGGGACACTTATCATATAAAATACAGTCCACCTGAAGATCCTGAAGTTGAAAAACGACTTGAGCAGCGGGATGACGATACCGAGGAGACAGTCCGTGAACGTCTACGTGTATTTCGTGAGACCACTGAACCAGTTATTGAATACTACGAAGAACGAGGTCAACTGGAACGTGTCGACGGAAAACAGTCTCCTGATGAAGTCTGGGTTGACGTAAGGAAAGCGATTGAAAACGCGCAATAG
- a CDS encoding CBS domain-containing protein produces MEQNRSDLTLRVGSIADESVGRVTPDTSVAEVAQTMVAQTKCARYVVVEENDQLVGIITDRDLIGALLTPDSEFNVLATDQSESNITAGDVMTSDPLTVTPEAEVPRVLRQMNEAAARHVPVVEDGSVVGIVTLDDLITHLAGEAAHVSAQMDNLSGIIRSESQRK; encoded by the coding sequence ATGGAACAGAATCGATCCGATCTCACACTACGTGTTGGGAGTATCGCCGACGAGTCAGTTGGCCGCGTTACTCCGGATACGTCGGTAGCAGAGGTCGCCCAAACGATGGTCGCGCAAACCAAATGTGCCCGCTACGTCGTTGTGGAAGAAAACGACCAGCTCGTGGGCATCATTACAGATCGAGATTTGATTGGCGCGCTCCTCACGCCAGATAGTGAGTTCAACGTTCTCGCAACGGATCAGAGCGAATCCAACATAACCGCCGGAGATGTGATGACCTCCGACCCCCTCACCGTAACGCCTGAGGCGGAGGTACCGAGGGTACTGCGACAAATGAACGAGGCGGCTGCCCGCCATGTTCCCGTTGTCGAAGATGGCTCAGTTGTGGGGATCGTCACCCTTGACGATCTCATCACTCACCTCGCGGGAGAAGCTGCCCATGTCTCCGCACAGATGGACAATCTCTCCGGGATCATCCGGTCAGAGTCCCAGAGAAAGTAA
- a CDS encoding SDR family NAD(P)-dependent oxidoreductase translates to MYGLVGGPGSPAYSAAKGGVVNFTRELAIDYATEGVRVNSICPGFVETPMTDDYLDQEQFYEFVRDETPMQRVAEPEEIGGIAMFLASDEASYITGTNIPVDGGWTAH, encoded by the coding sequence ATTTATGGCCTCGTTGGTGGTCCTGGATCACCTGCCTATTCGGCAGCAAAAGGTGGTGTCGTGAATTTCACACGAGAGCTCGCCATTGACTACGCCACAGAAGGGGTACGTGTCAATAGTATCTGCCCTGGATTCGTTGAAACGCCGATGACAGACGACTACCTCGACCAGGAACAGTTCTACGAGTTCGTCCGAGACGAGACACCCATGCAGCGAGTGGCCGAACCCGAGGAGATTGGCGGCATTGCGATGTTTCTCGCCTCTGATGAGGCGTCGTACATCACGGGTACAAACATTCCTGTCGACGGAGGCTGGACTGCCCACTAG
- a CDS encoding RNA-guided endonuclease InsQ/TnpB family protein: MVEDSRTRTVPVKLDVDGRAADLLHQTTDHFLDAANYVVDVAWEPDWKTTSKQTLHDLTYYDVRDDSPLPANLVQAARNRAAEAVKGVVERWKEGKKASKPHFTSRFASYDSRTLTINDDHATLATIDGRVTAEFVLPDEQRDTPHSAYLFNDDYEMKGATLHYDNVEDCFYLHVRTKPAVENDEADTGDAKHVSVLGVDLGITNIAITSTGQFWSGGELNHWHREYEKRRGDLQQTGTRWAHENVQRVGRKQTGRFEQMLHTISNELVAEALENDCTHIVFEQLKGIRERLPHAKAVHKWAFHRLYEYITYKAESEGLVVTQINPAYTSQRCSKCGFTHEDNRPHNNGQDEFGCLKCGYDVHADYNAAKNIGLRYLRDQQKSGRGGAPVGVRLNSGMMTVNGEYSPTVLHS; the protein is encoded by the coding sequence ATGGTGGAAGACTCACGCACCCGAACCGTTCCCGTCAAACTCGACGTGGACGGGCGTGCCGCTGACCTCCTCCACCAGACAACTGACCACTTCCTCGACGCCGCCAACTACGTCGTAGACGTCGCGTGGGAACCAGACTGGAAAACCACCAGTAAACAGACACTCCACGACCTCACCTACTACGACGTTCGAGACGACTCGCCACTTCCGGCCAACCTCGTGCAAGCCGCACGAAATCGAGCCGCAGAAGCCGTCAAAGGCGTCGTTGAACGCTGGAAAGAGGGCAAGAAGGCCTCGAAACCACACTTTACGTCACGGTTCGCTAGCTATGATTCGAGAACCCTCACCATCAACGACGACCACGCAACACTCGCCACCATCGACGGGAGAGTCACCGCAGAGTTCGTTCTACCGGACGAACAGCGAGATACGCCACACTCGGCGTACCTGTTCAACGATGACTACGAGATGAAGGGAGCCACGCTCCACTACGACAATGTTGAGGACTGTTTCTACCTTCACGTGCGGACAAAGCCCGCCGTGGAGAACGATGAGGCCGACACAGGCGATGCCAAGCACGTCTCCGTCCTTGGTGTTGACCTCGGCATCACAAACATCGCAATCACCTCAACCGGCCAGTTCTGGAGCGGTGGCGAACTCAACCACTGGCACCGCGAATACGAGAAGCGACGGGGCGACCTGCAACAGACCGGCACTCGATGGGCACACGAGAACGTCCAACGAGTCGGTCGTAAACAGACTGGACGCTTCGAGCAGATGCTCCACACAATTTCGAATGAACTCGTAGCGGAAGCTCTCGAAAACGATTGTACGCACATCGTGTTCGAGCAACTCAAAGGCATCCGTGAACGCCTGCCTCACGCGAAGGCGGTTCACAAGTGGGCGTTCCACCGGCTCTACGAGTATATCACGTACAAAGCCGAGTCGGAAGGGCTTGTGGTGACACAGATTAATCCGGCGTACACGAGTCAGCGTTGCTCGAAGTGTGGGTTTACACACGAGGATAATCGTCCGCACAACAACGGGCAGGACGAGTTCGGGTGTCTAAAGTGCGGTTACGATGTTCACGCAGATTACAACGCGGCGAAGAATATCGGTTTGAGGTATCTCCGCGACCAGCAAAAGTCTGGACGTGGAGGCGCACCCGTAGGCGTGCGCTTGAACAGCGGGATGATGACCGTGAACGGCGAATATTCGCCTACTGTGTTGCACAGTTAG
- a CDS encoding SDR family oxidoreductase gives MLKDKVAIITGGATGIGKAIASKYIDYGAEVVIAGRTEETGRETAEELGCEFHQCDVTEYEQVETLVNSTVDEYGQLDVIVNNAGIGQVGSIEEVSLEEWDTVIQVNLTGVMYGSRAAIPYLKDREGCIIMTARRKPATLGAGGSRQHGHKPRSMTG, from the coding sequence ATGCTCAAAGATAAAGTTGCGATCATCACTGGTGGTGCAACCGGGATCGGCAAAGCAATTGCTTCGAAGTACATTGATTACGGAGCCGAAGTCGTTATCGCAGGTCGCACGGAAGAAACCGGCCGAGAGACTGCCGAAGAACTCGGCTGTGAATTCCACCAATGTGACGTCACGGAGTATGAGCAGGTAGAGACCCTCGTCAACAGTACGGTTGACGAATACGGACAGCTTGACGTAATCGTAAACAACGCTGGGATTGGCCAAGTAGGGTCCATCGAAGAAGTGTCGCTCGAAGAGTGGGATACGGTTATTCAGGTCAATCTCACGGGGGTTATGTACGGCTCGCGGGCGGCGATCCCGTATCTCAAAGACCGTGAGGGGTGTATCATAATGACCGCAAGGCGGAAACCCGCGACTTTAGGCGCGGGAGGAAGCCGACAACACGGACACAAACCACGCTCGATGACAGGCTGA
- a CDS encoding ABC1 kinase family protein translates to MPRDQHEQRARRLREAMLNLGPTFVKIGQVLSTRPDLVPQVYAEEFAVLQDAIPAGPYREMIPALAEDIGYHSYDDFDPEPIAGGSLAQVYRATYQGEQVVVKVRRPGIKDLIETDLRIIRRLVPLALFLAPDRFSFSLRNMADDFERIILEELDFEREAQMMEEICENFAADENETVTIPRVFRDVCSERVLTMEYAEGMKVTDLEELEAKGYDPENVARRVANAYFTMGLDHGVYHGDPHPGNIAVDNDGRIVFYDFGMSGRFTPAMQASVINLYLAAVNRDVESIIDELVALGALDPDADRAAVGHVLELVIDDLEGGGDVNWQQIIDVVVGMLREFPFRIPPDVMLVIRVGSIGEGVLRQLDPEFDILAAAQAFLREHGFLQRAARMKLAEARSDIETSLWALLRLPTKLDRELDAREQERTAIPQEIVQNQRRQTRSIGYAILAAGTFVASGLALPVSQISATVGIVVALGFIILFIHSSRQQRR, encoded by the coding sequence GTGCCACGGGACCAGCACGAGCAGCGTGCCCGCCGTCTACGGGAGGCGATGCTCAACCTTGGGCCGACGTTCGTAAAGATCGGCCAAGTTCTCTCGACGCGCCCAGATCTCGTTCCGCAAGTGTACGCGGAGGAGTTCGCAGTGCTCCAAGATGCGATCCCGGCGGGTCCGTATCGCGAGATGATTCCGGCTCTCGCCGAAGACATCGGGTATCACTCGTACGACGACTTCGATCCCGAACCCATCGCCGGCGGATCGCTAGCACAGGTCTATCGGGCGACCTATCAGGGAGAACAGGTGGTCGTGAAAGTGAGACGACCCGGAATCAAGGACCTCATCGAGACCGATCTGCGCATTATTCGTCGCCTCGTTCCCCTTGCACTGTTTCTCGCACCTGATCGGTTCAGTTTCTCACTCCGGAACATGGCGGACGACTTTGAGCGCATCATTCTGGAGGAACTGGACTTCGAGCGGGAAGCTCAGATGATGGAGGAGATTTGTGAAAATTTCGCTGCCGACGAGAATGAGACCGTTACGATCCCACGCGTGTTTCGTGACGTCTGCTCCGAACGTGTCCTCACTATGGAGTACGCCGAGGGAATGAAGGTTACTGACCTCGAGGAACTCGAAGCGAAGGGCTACGATCCGGAGAACGTCGCTCGACGAGTGGCGAATGCCTACTTCACGATGGGACTCGACCACGGTGTGTACCACGGCGATCCTCATCCTGGTAATATCGCCGTCGACAACGACGGCCGCATCGTATTCTACGACTTCGGGATGAGCGGTCGGTTCACGCCGGCGATGCAAGCGAGCGTGATTAACCTCTATCTGGCCGCTGTCAATCGGGATGTCGAATCCATCATCGACGAACTTGTCGCCCTTGGTGCACTCGATCCCGACGCCGACAGGGCCGCCGTCGGTCACGTTCTCGAGTTAGTTATCGATGACCTCGAAGGGGGTGGTGACGTGAACTGGCAGCAGATAATCGACGTGGTCGTCGGAATGCTCCGAGAGTTTCCGTTTCGTATCCCGCCAGACGTGATGTTAGTCATTCGGGTGGGATCGATCGGTGAAGGCGTTCTCAGACAGCTCGATCCCGAGTTCGATATCCTCGCAGCTGCGCAGGCGTTCCTCCGCGAACACGGCTTCCTCCAGCGAGCAGCCCGGATGAAACTTGCCGAAGCTCGGTCCGACATCGAAACCTCCCTCTGGGCCCTCCTCCGGCTACCCACGAAATTGGATCGTGAACTGGACGCACGAGAACAGGAACGTACAGCGATACCTCAAGAGATCGTACAGAACCAACGACGCCAGACTCGTTCGATCGGGTACGCCATCCTCGCAGCAGGAACATTTGTAGCGAGTGGCCTCGCATTACCCGTAAGTCAGATCTCTGCTACTGTTGGGATCGTCGTCGCGCTCGGCTTCATCATTTTATTCATTCATTCATCAAGGCAACAGCGCCGATAA
- a CDS encoding YHS domain-containing protein, with amino-acid sequence MEASDSSEITTEFEGTTFYFCSSDCRDFFEEHPK; translated from the coding sequence ATGGAAGCCAGCGACTCAAGCGAAATCACCACCGAGTTCGAGGGGACGACGTTCTACTTCTGTTCGTCCGACTGTCGTGATTTCTTCGAAGAGCACCCGAAGTGA